Proteins encoded within one genomic window of Halodesulfovibrio sp. MK-HDV:
- a CDS encoding PhoH family protein has product MTNTSVTKTLDFDDIQLANALFGPQNKHLTLISKQSGVQLGTKGTTLHASSTNPDALQTILNLLTQLYGLLKAGNTVYPKDITYAYGMLQREPSINLQKLFKDSVFVVSPKKTIAPKTLNQRDYVASLRENEMVFAIGPAGTGKTYLAVAMALSMFLTKKVQKIILTRPAVEAGEKLGFLPGDLVEKVDPYLRPLYDALHDMLDSEKVTHMIETGEIEIAPLAFMRGRTLNNAFVILDEAQNTTPEQMKMFLTRMGYGSRMVVTGDVTQIDLPVCGKSNTHRSGLIEAQRVLTNINGIRFLHFHHDDVVRHPLVAKVVNAYERYTAELTNKD; this is encoded by the coding sequence ATGACAAACACATCTGTGACGAAGACATTGGACTTTGATGACATTCAACTCGCGAACGCCCTTTTTGGCCCGCAAAATAAACATCTCACGCTCATATCCAAGCAAAGTGGCGTACAGCTGGGCACAAAAGGCACTACTCTACATGCCAGCTCCACTAATCCAGATGCACTGCAAACAATTCTAAATCTCCTCACGCAGCTATACGGTCTGCTTAAAGCAGGCAACACTGTATATCCTAAAGACATCACCTATGCCTACGGTATGCTGCAACGCGAACCAAGCATAAATTTGCAAAAACTGTTTAAAGATTCAGTTTTTGTTGTTTCGCCTAAAAAAACCATTGCTCCAAAAACATTAAACCAGCGCGACTACGTTGCTTCATTACGTGAAAACGAAATGGTGTTTGCGATAGGGCCAGCTGGTACAGGTAAAACGTATCTAGCTGTTGCAATGGCATTATCAATGTTTCTCACAAAGAAAGTACAAAAAATCATTCTTACCAGACCGGCTGTTGAGGCGGGTGAGAAATTAGGATTTTTGCCGGGCGATCTTGTGGAAAAAGTTGATCCATATTTACGTCCACTTTACGATGCTCTGCATGACATGCTGGATTCTGAAAAAGTAACTCACATGATTGAAACTGGAGAAATTGAGATAGCCCCGTTAGCATTCATGCGCGGTCGCACTCTCAATAACGCATTCGTTATATTGGATGAAGCACAAAATACTACACCTGAACAGATGAAAATGTTTTTAACACGTATGGGATACGGTTCCCGTATGGTAGTTACCGGAGATGTTACACAAATTGACTTGCCAGTATGTGGAAAATCAAACACACATCGCTCCGGTCTCATAGAGGCACAAAGAGTCTTGACAAATATCAATGGAATCCGTTTTCTACACTTTCACCATGATGATGTTGTTCGTCATCCATTGGTTGCAAAAGTTGTTAACGCGTACGAGCGTTATACAGCAGAACTGACAAACAAAGATTAA
- a CDS encoding HD family phosphohydrolase, producing the protein MTSKSKARGSAQKGSAKIRNAISSYPRLGIFVFLITLISLAILSGTNLRPPLPLYVAGEVAAQDVLATQNLLFEDTSSTLAKRRQVAALQPPIYDLDRSPISKIQDKFRVIFDLINSPMASSSDEDAVRWQIEELLNVEVSRQTYSHWKEERFQTIFYTQALPYIVDILNKGIVADRTLLLQNRNGYLIRDLEQKNETLHSVAFKVDDLSTTKKGLLKELRKKGKALLRTRNAILSLISPVLTPTITPNRVESQLREQLAIDAVDPVYYSIKKGESIVRKGERVTLPIQIKLQALLAHKNQRFFPYQMLGVFMTALLLGAGLAFERRGRRLCSLRNEDLLFTSLLIILFAGGAKAFMLLQGNLDGAPQAADLLPILYPVPGALGLVGLIFGIRRCSVTALITSFLCTVMMGGTIALFLFYFIGGMINVWLVQHAESRKDIALSGLPLMGGLLITWVALALYQQLDMPDIAVGAAFAAANGLISLLVVFALSPIIELIFNYTTRFKLMELMNLEQPLLQELMMNAPGTYHHSLILSNLVEAGAKSIGANSLLCKVAALYHDIGKLIKPQYFIENQGRAKNPHDKLTPAMSTLILISHVKKGVGLARKFRLGHEIEDIIQQHHGTSVIRYFYTKAAEQDESLCKDDFRYPGPKPKSREAAIVMLADAVEASSRVLADPTPSRLRGHIDTIIKGIFSEGQLDDSELTFSDLTKVGESFHRVLTGIFHRRIEYPEDQRAGCVKNNEEKKKHQDKPEKPKNGPAPEAA; encoded by the coding sequence ATGACTTCTAAAAGTAAAGCGCGCGGTTCAGCACAAAAGGGATCTGCTAAAATACGTAATGCCATTTCGTCTTATCCAAGACTTGGCATTTTTGTGTTCCTTATTACGCTGATCAGCCTTGCGATTCTTAGCGGAACCAATCTGCGCCCCCCACTTCCCTTGTATGTTGCAGGAGAAGTTGCGGCACAAGATGTACTCGCAACCCAAAACCTACTCTTTGAAGATACCAGTTCCACCCTCGCCAAGCGCAGACAGGTTGCAGCACTACAACCGCCTATTTATGACCTGGACCGATCTCCTATCTCCAAGATTCAAGACAAATTCCGTGTGATTTTTGATCTGATCAATTCTCCCATGGCTTCCTCCAGTGACGAAGATGCTGTTCGCTGGCAAATTGAGGAACTTCTCAATGTTGAAGTATCCCGTCAAACTTACAGCCATTGGAAGGAAGAGCGCTTCCAGACAATTTTTTACACACAGGCGTTGCCCTATATTGTAGATATACTCAATAAAGGCATCGTGGCGGACAGAACGCTGTTGCTGCAAAACAGAAACGGATACCTTATCCGCGACCTTGAGCAGAAAAACGAAACGCTTCACTCTGTAGCCTTTAAGGTTGATGATCTTTCAACTACAAAAAAGGGACTGCTCAAAGAGCTACGTAAGAAAGGTAAAGCACTGCTTCGTACGCGAAACGCTATCCTCTCTCTCATTTCTCCTGTCCTTACCCCGACGATTACGCCGAACAGGGTGGAGTCACAGCTTCGTGAACAACTGGCAATAGATGCAGTTGATCCCGTGTATTACAGCATTAAAAAAGGCGAGAGCATTGTTCGCAAAGGCGAACGTGTGACCTTGCCTATCCAAATTAAGTTACAAGCACTGCTCGCACATAAGAATCAGCGCTTTTTCCCGTATCAAATGCTGGGTGTGTTTATGACCGCCTTACTTCTCGGTGCCGGATTAGCCTTTGAACGCAGGGGGCGCAGACTCTGTTCATTGCGTAACGAAGACCTGCTTTTCACCTCTTTGCTAATCATTTTATTTGCCGGTGGCGCAAAAGCCTTCATGCTTCTACAAGGTAACCTTGACGGAGCACCACAAGCCGCAGACCTACTCCCTATCCTTTACCCTGTACCGGGTGCACTGGGATTAGTAGGACTCATCTTCGGCATAAGACGATGCAGCGTAACCGCACTTATCACCAGCTTTCTCTGTACAGTAATGATGGGTGGAACTATTGCACTCTTCTTATTCTATTTCATCGGCGGAATGATTAACGTCTGGCTCGTGCAACACGCAGAAAGCCGTAAAGACATTGCGTTAAGTGGTCTTCCGCTCATGGGCGGACTCCTCATTACGTGGGTTGCCTTAGCACTTTACCAACAATTGGATATGCCTGACATCGCTGTCGGCGCTGCCTTTGCAGCGGCAAATGGCTTAATCTCCTTGCTTGTTGTGTTTGCTCTCAGCCCGATTATCGAACTAATTTTCAACTACACCACCCGCTTCAAGTTGATGGAATTAATGAACCTTGAGCAGCCTTTGCTTCAGGAACTGATGATGAATGCCCCGGGCACATATCATCACTCACTTATTCTCTCCAACCTTGTAGAAGCCGGTGCTAAGTCAATTGGTGCCAACAGCCTGCTATGTAAAGTAGCGGCGCTCTACCATGACATCGGTAAGTTAATTAAACCACAATACTTTATTGAGAATCAGGGACGAGCAAAGAACCCTCATGACAAGCTTACTCCAGCCATGAGCACGCTCATTCTTATTTCTCACGTTAAGAAAGGTGTCGGGCTTGCCCGTAAATTCCGTCTTGGTCATGAAATTGAAGATATTATCCAGCAGCATCACGGCACATCTGTCATCCGCTACTTCTACACTAAAGCAGCGGAACAAGATGAAAGCCTGTGCAAAGACGACTTCCGCTACCCGGGACCTAAACCGAAAAGCAGAGAAGCCGCTATTGTTATGCTGGCTGACGCTGTTGAGGCTTCTAGCCGTGTACTTGCAGACCCGACTCCAAGCCGTTTGCGCGGACATATCGACACTATCATTAAGGGTATCTTCTCTGAGGGTCAGCTTGATGACTCTGAGCTTACATTCTCCGACTTAACCAAAGTCGGCGAAAGCTTCCATCGTGTGCTTACCGGTATTTTCCATCGAAGAATTGAATATCCCGAAGATCAGCGCGCAGGATGCGTCAAAAATAATGAAGAGAAAAAGAAGCATCAAGACAAGCCTGAAAAACCAAAAAATGGACCTGCTCCTGAAGCAGCGTAG
- the ybeY gene encoding rRNA maturation RNase YbeY: MITIKKSQSVDWLLPFSRTELTRVMEAMLSAIKQEDKDVEINLVDDATIADLNASFLQCDGPTNILSFPSTEDGSAQSIGWLALSMDTLERECLLYGQDRAEHALRLIAHGMLHLAGYDHGDEMFALTDVAVDAGLNTIK; this comes from the coding sequence ATGATTACAATAAAAAAAAGCCAGTCTGTTGACTGGCTTCTTCCCTTTTCCCGCACGGAACTGACACGTGTAATGGAAGCAATGCTTTCTGCCATCAAGCAGGAGGATAAAGACGTTGAGATCAATCTTGTGGACGATGCCACAATTGCCGATCTAAACGCATCCTTTCTCCAATGCGATGGACCTACTAACATCCTGTCGTTCCCTTCCACAGAAGACGGAAGCGCACAGAGCATTGGCTGGCTGGCTTTGTCCATGGATACTCTCGAGCGAGAATGTCTCTTGTACGGACAGGATAGAGCAGAGCACGCGTTGCGCCTTATCGCTCACGGAATGCTTCATCTTGCAGGCTACGATCATGGAGACGAAATGTTTGCACTGACCGATGTTGCTGTTGATGCGGGGCTTAACACCATTAAATAA